The Anabas testudineus chromosome 14, fAnaTes1.2, whole genome shotgun sequence genome includes a region encoding these proteins:
- the si:dkey-71l1.1 gene encoding porin3_Tom40 domain-containing protein isoform X2 yields MGSVLALSSSPGHQNWPFSTEPPPSRWDSHPSHWDSPPRWERRDGRLPNPGSFHSLHRSCKVFPQQIEGVKMIINKTLSSFFKVSHSLHLSAVSPSYYRFHVEHLQSDDYSKDKDAPALIGEMDSSGSLNAHALLHLTERVRARTVFQTQQSQFVTWQFETEYRGNDFTAAVTVANPDILRESVILVAHFLQSVSSGLVLGGELVYHRGRAEEGGILTLAGQYSRPNWVATLNAGKGGAHASYYHRANKQIQVGVEFEASTRTQETTTSFGYQMELPEANMVFRGMINSRCIIGGVLEKRLTPLPATLIMGAFVNHRGDKLQVGLGVNVG; encoded by the exons ATGGGCAGTGTTCTGGCTTTGTCTTCCAGCCCAGGCCACCAGAACTGGCCTTTCTCCACTGAGCCCCCTCCTTCTCGCTGGGACTCTCATCCTTCTCACTGGGACAGTCCACCACGctgggagaggagagatggccGCCTACCCAATCCTGGCAGCTTCCACTCTCTCCATAGAAGCTGCAaag TTTTTCCTCAACAGATCGAGGGAGTTAAGATGATCATCAATAAAACTCTGAGCAGTTTTTTCAAG gTCAGCCATTCTCTCCATCTCAGTGCTGTTAGTCCTTCATATTATCGATTCCACGTAGAACATCTCCAATCTGACGATTACAGCAAGGACAAG GATGCCCCAGCGTTGATTGGCGAGATGGACTCTTCAGGTAGTCTGAACGCTCACGCTCTGCTGCATCTTACTGAGCGTGTACGAGCCAGAACAGTTTTTCAG aCGCAACAGTCTCAGTTTGTAACGTGGCAGTTTGAGACTGAGTACAGGGGGAATGacttcactgctgctgtgacgGTAGCCAATCCAGACATCCTCAGAGAGTCAG TTATCCTTGTGGCACACTTCTTGCAGAGTGTGTCTTCTGGACTGGTTTTAGGAGGGGAATTGGTCTACCATCGTGgaagagcagaggaaggaggaatTCTTACTTTGGCTGGACAGTACTCAA GACCTAACTGGGTTGCAACACTAAATGCTGGAAAAGGAGGTGCCCATGCTAGCTACTATCACAGAGCCAACAAACAG ATCCAAGTCGGAGTGGAGTTTGAAGCCAGTACCAGGACGCAAGAGACTACAACCTCTTTTGGATACCAGATGGAACTACCAGAAGCAAACATGGTGTTTAGAG GTATGATAAACAGTCGGTGCATAATAGGAGGCGTGTTGGAGAAGCGTCTGACCCCACTCCCTGCCACCCTGATTATGGGTGCCTTTGTAAATCATAGAGGTGACAAGCTGCAAGTGGGTCTAGGTGTCAACGTGGGATAA
- the si:dkey-71l1.1 gene encoding porin3_Tom40 domain-containing protein isoform X1 yields MGSVLALSSSPGHQNWPFSTEPPPSRWDSHPSHWDSPPRWERRDGRLPNPGSFHSLHRSCKEVFPQQIEGVKMIINKTLSSFFKVSHSLHLSAVSPSYYRFHVEHLQSDDYSKDKDAPALIGEMDSSGSLNAHALLHLTERVRARTVFQTQQSQFVTWQFETEYRGNDFTAAVTVANPDILRESVILVAHFLQSVSSGLVLGGELVYHRGRAEEGGILTLAGQYSRPNWVATLNAGKGGAHASYYHRANKQIQVGVEFEASTRTQETTTSFGYQMELPEANMVFRGMINSRCIIGGVLEKRLTPLPATLIMGAFVNHRGDKLQVGLGVNVG; encoded by the exons ATGGGCAGTGTTCTGGCTTTGTCTTCCAGCCCAGGCCACCAGAACTGGCCTTTCTCCACTGAGCCCCCTCCTTCTCGCTGGGACTCTCATCCTTCTCACTGGGACAGTCCACCACGctgggagaggagagatggccGCCTACCCAATCCTGGCAGCTTCCACTCTCTCCATAGAAGCTGCAaag AAGTTTTTCCTCAACAGATCGAGGGAGTTAAGATGATCATCAATAAAACTCTGAGCAGTTTTTTCAAG gTCAGCCATTCTCTCCATCTCAGTGCTGTTAGTCCTTCATATTATCGATTCCACGTAGAACATCTCCAATCTGACGATTACAGCAAGGACAAG GATGCCCCAGCGTTGATTGGCGAGATGGACTCTTCAGGTAGTCTGAACGCTCACGCTCTGCTGCATCTTACTGAGCGTGTACGAGCCAGAACAGTTTTTCAG aCGCAACAGTCTCAGTTTGTAACGTGGCAGTTTGAGACTGAGTACAGGGGGAATGacttcactgctgctgtgacgGTAGCCAATCCAGACATCCTCAGAGAGTCAG TTATCCTTGTGGCACACTTCTTGCAGAGTGTGTCTTCTGGACTGGTTTTAGGAGGGGAATTGGTCTACCATCGTGgaagagcagaggaaggaggaatTCTTACTTTGGCTGGACAGTACTCAA GACCTAACTGGGTTGCAACACTAAATGCTGGAAAAGGAGGTGCCCATGCTAGCTACTATCACAGAGCCAACAAACAG ATCCAAGTCGGAGTGGAGTTTGAAGCCAGTACCAGGACGCAAGAGACTACAACCTCTTTTGGATACCAGATGGAACTACCAGAAGCAAACATGGTGTTTAGAG GTATGATAAACAGTCGGTGCATAATAGGAGGCGTGTTGGAGAAGCGTCTGACCCCACTCCCTGCCACCCTGATTATGGGTGCCTTTGTAAATCATAGAGGTGACAAGCTGCAAGTGGGTCTAGGTGTCAACGTGGGATAA